The genomic window AGGCGCCCCCTTCCATATCCAGGGCTTCAACATCAATGAGCATGATCACCGACCAAAGTAAATCCCGAACAATCCGATAGCCTCCGATGCCTTCCTGTTACATTGGGCCTCGGGTTCCAATAGAGCTCCCATCGAAGGAGAAACCTTAGTTGGTAAGTAGGTCGGGCGTGATGACATACGCACCAAAATTCAGAGAGTGCCTGAACTCCGTTGCGATGAAGAAATGGAAGGTCTGGGATTGAAGCCCCCGGATCAACGAATTTGAGGGGCTGGATGTCTCATGGCGCCGAAGACTCCTTTCTCAAAGGAGCACGATTGGGCCAAAGGAAAAAATGCCCACAGGCTGGGCGAGAATGGCCTCAGGTCGGCCGCATTTTGGAGTTGGTGTTGCACTTGCCTTCTTCCTCTTGGCAGTCCGACGAAGAGCCTCAACGTCCTCGGGCCTCGTAGCTGCATAAAAGATGAGGTTAGTCGAAAGTAAAGGATGGCGAACTGAAAAAGAACAAAACTCACTTACTTGTAGGATCGATCGAGCTCAACCTGACCTTGAACAAGTTCTCCTTGATAAGAAGCTTGGATAGTGGAGGGAGAGTGAGGCTGAAGATCTGTGCCAATATCTCCTCCTCGACATCCAAAAGAGTGGGAACTCTAACCACCGACCTCTGAGACTGGCCCCATATGTATTGAAGTCCCAAGATTGTTCGATCGAGATAAagaaaaattgctctttccaGTTATGCACCAGGAAGGAGCATCTCGGAAGAGATGCTGTCCCTTTCGAGGAGATGCATACCACCACCCCGTCTCTTAGGATGCTCTTTCAGTGTGAAGTAAGCCTTGAAGATGCGGGAGGTTGGTTCGACTCCAAAGAGAAGACAGTGGATCAAGAAGGCTAATATCTGATACCATGAGTTTGGCGCTATACTGCAAGGACTGACCTGATATGTGTTAAGTAACTCTACAACCAAACAATGAAAGGGCAACCTAAAGCCGGCCTCAGAGATTCCTCATAAAGGCCTACCCAATCTTGACGTGGAAGAGCTATACGCTCCCCGAGAACAGTGACATCTAGTCCGAATTCGATCGGAATTTGGTATTTCAGCCTAAAGACATCTAAATCCTCTGGGGTGAGGACAAAGTTCATACGAAATGGATCGAAATCAAGCACCTCACTCATTTTGGGTCTACCCAAAAAAGAAGCCACATCAGACCCAAGGTCTCCATCTCTTGGGTCATCACCTGAGGTCTAGATGGAAGTGGATGAACTCGACGCACTTATATTTAAAGGACAAGAGACTGACCTATGGGGGTGATGTGGTCGAGCAGAAAAAGGATGAAGACGGGAGTCAACTATAGCTTGGCTTCAATCGAGTAGAGTCACCAGGAGATGGAGTATCAGAGCTTCCCTCCTCTGAACAGCAGAAACAGTAAGAAGTAAAACTGTAACAGTACCTATTTATAGAAGCTCAGACGGCTCTAATCTACTGATAAATCACCTCCCCCCATCGATGTGTGTCAAGTGGAAACCGTGATTGGTCAGAATGGAGCTCTCGCAGATCCAGTAATCCAACGGCCTAGACGTGAAGACAGTTTGCCACAAGAAGCCGATCCTTGATGTGTGTCAGCCAAAAATAACTCGATGAAATCAGCTTCGACCTCAGACTGATACTCTCTTAATCGATCTTATTCAAATTTGGGCTCGACAGTGGAGGGTATTTGTTGTGGATCTCCACCTCGACCTCAGCTAGATGTATCCTCGGCTCTGTCCAAACTACGGAAGATGGGCATTGGTTGAATCATGTATCCGCAATGGGCCCAGAGGTTGCTGAACATCCCATATCATGCTGGTAGCGGCCTTTCTTAGTTCTCGATTTATATCGAGGACCTTACCTCGGCTCCGAATGAGCTATTTTAGGTCGTCCATGTCTGAGCTACGGTCTTCCCTGGCAGAATCCTTCTCTCTCCTAAATTAGAAAAGTCCAGTTAAAAGAGGATTTTTTTACAATCAGTCTCCGCAAAAGAAAATAACCTTTACAAATCAATCTGCATACCAAATTTGAAAAGCAATTAAGACTCCGAGACGTATACGACTCTGATTCCTCCCCTATAAATAAAGGGGCATATAAATCCTCAAAGTAAGTTCTCCACTTCCACTCTCTCCttctcattgttctccatcttctgacttgagcgtcgaaggatcttCACCGGAGAATACCTCGATGAAGATTTTTTGCAGGTATTTAAGTGAAGCTCCAGCAACAACGTCACTTCGCCCATCATCACCACAGCGATCCGATCTTAGGCGCTAAGATCAAAGCAACACATcccatgaaaaataccaaaatataccTTCTTTATGAATTTTCacttcaaataaaatataaaaagtgactttctataaaaaaaaattttcttttaactCTAAAGAGACTTCCCTCTCCATGTTACAAGAATTACCACCCCCTCTACTTCCCGCGAACAAACACATCTTAAAGGtgcatttggttacactttttgattttttatttttaaaaaatattttttatttttttttaatttttactattgagtaaaagtaaaaaaataaaaaatatgtttggtaactacgttgctataaaatAAAAAGTAATATTTGGGGACGACGGATGAACAGCTCGATGAGAGAAAAAGATTCAGAAGGGAGGGAGAAGAGGTGGAGAGGTGACGAGCTCGATGAGAAGAAGGATTCGGGCTCTGTACTTTTTAGTTTGACGTTTTAGATAtgcaaaagtaaaaaaaataaaaaaataaattttaaaaaataaaaaaatttattttacatataaagtaattattttgattttttttaattttgatttttttatttttcataatgttaccgaatattatttattaatttttattttttaaaaattaaaaataaaaaaatatttttttaatgactaatcaAAGGCACCTTAAGAATTTTCAAGGCGTCGGAAGCCACCACAGCCATTATTTTTACGAACCGGTTCGGTAATGTTATCCTATCCGATTTACACGACACAGCAGTGTTACGAGGCGACCCAGTTCTCATCTCATATCTCCCTTCCAAGCCACAGGAAGAAACCATAAGCTTACAATCCTTATCCCACACATTGAGGCCGAGAATCCCTCCACGCCACCACGATGTAATAAAAGAATCCCAGCGAAGATAAGATCACAAACCTCATTGAAAAGAATACGCTGATATTATGTCACCCTTCTCCTCCAACAGCTACACTCTTCTTCTGTTCTCTATTTAATGGCCTCTCTACCTTCTCTTGCCATCAATGCCACCCTCCACAAGCTCGATCCCGACCCCAGAAAACTGTCCCCAACCTCTCTTCCCATCGAAAAGGTAATCACCTCCTTCTCTTTTCAACCCAAAGACAAATTAGTGTTCTTTGGTTTGTCTATCTTCTAAGTCTATATGATCATTGGAATCCATCAATCTTTCCCTTCAAACCTCATCAAGTTGTGATTTTTCTGCACCAAATCTCTGTTTCAATGAATAATTCGATGtaaaaattgaattttgatcacAGAGTCTTGCCTACCAGCGAAGCCCGCCAATCCCGGAGAGCAGCTCAGAGGTATTGGCACAGTCTCTTAACTCACAAACTAGTATTCTTTTCTTCATTCAGCTTTAAGTCTATGTGACCATTGGAATCCATCGAGTCTTTCCCTCTAGACTTGATCCAGTTGTcaattttctcttacctttctctttttCAATGAATGATTTATGTAAAAATTGGATTTTGATCCCAGATCCTTGCCTACGAGAGAAGCCCACTGAGGACGGAGAACAGCTTCGATGTATTGCCACAGCCTCTTGATGTCCAGGAAGCACTTGACATCCTAAGAGAAGGCAACCGAGTCGAGTCGGTCCTTTATGTCCCACTTCTCCAACAATGCATCGATAACAGGTCGCTCCCTGATGCTGAGATCCTCCATGCTCACATTATCAAGACTGGAACTCATGAAGATCTCTTTGTATCGACGTCACTTGTCAACGTTTACATGAAATGTGGTGCTGCAGGCCATGCACGTAAGCTTTTTGATAAATTGCCCCATAGGAATATTGTGACTTGGACAGCATTGATCACTGGCTATGTTCACAATTCTCAACCAGACTGTGCGGTTGAAGTGTTTATTCAGCTATTAGAATCAGGGGTCTACCCGACCAATTATACATTAGGGGCTGTTCTAAGTGCATGCTGTGCTCTGTATTCTATTGAGATTGGCGAGCAAGTTCATGGGTACATGATCAAGTATGGAATTGAGTCAAATACGAGCATTGGGAACTCTCTCTGCAGCTTGTACTCCAAATGTGGGAGCTTGGAGTTTGCAGTGAAGGCCTTTCAAAGAATTCCCGATAAGAATGTGATCTCATGGACGACGGTCATATCAGCTTGTGGTGATCAAGGGGATACTGAGCTGGGTTTGAGGCTGTTTATCGAGATGCTTTCAGAAAATGTTGAACCAAACGAGTACACATTGACGAGTGCTCTAAGCTTGTGTTGTACAGTACAAGATCTTAGTCTTGGAAAGCAGGTCCACTCATTCTGCATCAAATTTGGATGCGAGTTTAATGTTCCTGTGAAGAATGCAATCATGTACTTGTATCTGAAATGTGGGGAGATCAATGAGGCAAGGAGATTGTTTGATGAAATGGAAACTGTTAGTCTAATAACATGGAATGCAATGATTGCTGGCCATGCTCAGATGATGAATTCAGCAAAGGATGATGTCACAGCATATCGTAGTGGAACAGAGGCACTTAGAATGTTCCTTAAGTTGAATCGATCAGGAATGAAACCAGACCTGTTCAGCTTCTCAAGCATCCTATCTATTTGCAGTGGTCTTGTAGCCTTGGAGCAGGGTGAGCAGATCCATGCCCAGACTATCAAGACTGGGTTCCTATCTGATGTGGTTGTGAGCAGTGCATTGGTGAACATGTATAACAAGTGTGGATGCATTGAAAAAGCAACAAAAGCTTTTGTGGAGATGTCAAGAAGGACTATGATATCCTGGACTTCTATGATAACAGGCTACTCCCAGCATGGTCGGTCTAGGGAAGCAATACAACTGTTTGAGGACATGAGATTGTCTGGGGTGAGGCCAAACCAAGTTACTTTTGTTGGAGTTCTCTCAGCTTGCAGCCATAGTGGTATGGTTGACAAGGCTGAGTACTATTTCAACATGATGAAGAATGAGTACAGGATCGAGCCTGTTATGGACCATTATGCATGCATGGTTGATATGTTTGTGAGGTTGGGGCGGTTGGAGGATGCATTTGCTTTTGTGAAGAAGATGCATTTTGAGCCCAATGAGATCATATGGTCTATTTTAATTGCAGGATGTCGGAGCCATGGGAATATGGAATTGGGTTTTTATGCTGCTGAGAGGTTGCTAGAACTCAAGCCTAGAGGGATTGAGACCTATGTGTTGTTGTTGAACATGTACATATCAGCAGAGAGATGGCAGGATGTATCAAGGGTGAGAAAGCTCATGAAAGATGAGAAAATTGGAAACATGAGGGATAGAAGTTGGATAGTATCAAAgataagatttatttttttagagctgATGATAGAACCCACACTCAGAGTGCTGAAATGTACAAATTGTTAGAAAGcttgcttgaaaaagcaaaaggtttGGGATATGTTCCCTATAAATGTGTCGAGATATCCGATGATGAGGACGAAGAGAAGAAATTTGGTTCCACTACTCATCATAGTGAAAGATTGGCTATTATTTTTGGGTTGATAAACATGGCAGAAGATGCATCCATTCGAGTTGTTAAAAATATCACTATGTGCAGGGACTGCCATAGCGCTGTCAAGTTCTTTTCAATACTGACAAAGAGAGAAATTATTGTTCAGGATAGCAAGCGGCTTCACAAGTTCATAGATGGACAATGTTCTTGTGGAGATTTTGGTGCTCTTCTATGATACTACTGATGTCTCTTTCTGATtggaaattcaaattaatttctgGTAATTGGATCATTGAGGTCATTTTTTTGCTCCAAGACACCATGCCCCATGAACTTCTAACAGATTTTCAGAGGGTTTGGGGAACAATCCATTTGATTTTCCTGATCTCTTATTCGGTTTGACCAAAATGATTGTGAATGTTGTAAATGGCATTAGCAAAACCATGAATTTGATCATTatgctttcaaaaaaaaaacatatgaTCTTATGTTTTAAGGGATCAAGATTTATTTGTTCCGTTCGGAAGATAAGAAGCTTGAAGAGTGTTTCATGTGGTTATAATTATGATTCCTGGAGGAAAGCGCTTTTAATGTTTTCTTAGCAGCGGTTAGTGGAAAGGAATGATGACTGGAATCCCATTGTTCTTTCACTTAAGCACAATAGTCTGAGTGGTGGAAGTCAGGAAGACCCCTTGTAGTGTGAGCTCTTGACAGTGGATGATGCCAGCTTAATGATGAAACCTCGAGAGATAGTGATGTGGCTTCCCTGGGAATTATTTCTGAAAGCACTGCTTCACTCCCTGATGGCTTTCCTGTTGGTTTTTTTGGCTGGTTTCTGTGAATTGTTATATCATTACCGCAGTGAAGCATTTCTTCAAGGTAGGGTATTTCTGCGCTAGAACCAGTGGTTACCCCTGATCCAAGAATTGGCAGCAGCAGTGGTGAAAATTTTCATCCTACTACTCTGAGAATGTACTTCATGGTCTATTAATAGAAGTCTCATTTGTACAAGATCCTCTGTTCTATTGCCCTCTGTTGTGTAACTAGCACTCTTTGGTGGCAGAAAATTGGCTAATCATGATAAGAAACTCATCTGAAATGATCACCAACAATTAGTTTACTTTCCTTCTTCCTAGCTAGTTTGATCTAGACAAAATAGATGCTATTCCTAGTAAACATTCCCTGtccaaatcaataaaaaaaagagTGGTTTGCTTCACCAGCAAGCGAAGACGAGGCCCACTTGCAATACCAATTTAAGCAAGCATCAAGAGGTCTTTGAGTAGGCCTAGTCCGCTATCATTTTGGTGTTTAAAGTTATGAGATGCTTTATTGGTAATATTGCCATAAGGCTCTAGAGAGATGTTGATATGGCTGGAGTTGGATACCGTCTGAGATCCGTGACGCTGAAAGATTGTTGCCCCCAGTAATGATTttaatgatcataaaatatttaagcatatttttatattaatattatttaaaaatttatcaaagaatatttttgtaagaagaaaagatcattaaaaaatttcaaacataatTGAAGATCATTTGAGTCAAGAAAAATTAAGTTTGAAGGACTTTGGCACAAGAAAAATCCGCTCAAAGCATTCGAGCAGATCCACCCAAAGAATCGAGCCGACTCTAGCACGGTACGTCTTTACTATTTTGGCTTGGTATGCAGCTGAATCGGCTCGAGATGGATTGGAGCCGGCTCTCTCAGGGTGATAGAGGTGTTTCTGGATTCTAACGGTCGAGCCAGCTCGAAATTGGGACCGAATCAGCTCTCTCAGGTCAGCAGAAAAAAGAATTTTGAAGACCGCTAGTCGAGCCAGTTCGAGGACAGATTCGAATCAGCTCTCTTAGAAAAACAGAATGTGAAATTTTTCAGAAATGCAGTTCGAGTTAGCTCGAAGGTAAAATCGAGCCAGCTCTCTCAGTCGGATAGAAGATAAAATTTTGGAAAAACATTGTTCAAGCTGACTCGAGATCAATCTGTATCGACTCGACGCTATTTGACAGGCGCAACGGCTATTTTTGTAGATGCTGTTTTTCGATCAAAAAAAGCTTTCAATGGCTATTTTCCACCTCTAATGGTCATAAATGGCTAGAATCAAATCCAAAACACTCAGAGCTTGGAGGAAAGGGATGAGAGATAAAAAGAAAAGTAAGGAATAAAAAAGAAGAACTGTTCATGAGTAAGAGATCACTTTTGAGCATTCAATATACTTCAAGAGAGTCCACCAATTTTCAATCAACATTCTCTTGACTTTTCTGAGTACATtcaaagaggagaaagagaattcaCTACTAGCATTCAAAGTTTTCTTAAAAGAGAGCTTCAACAACAATAATTCAACCATCATCAGGGAGTTTATTGttgttcttttttttatttaaaaagtgCTGTAGTAGTTTCGGTAGGGGCTGAAACTTGAAGCACTGATTTTGTACCAAACTAGGATTAGTTTGAGAGAGCCTTGGAACAAAGcttgtaaagattttgattggttgatCTGGGGTAAAACCAATTAAGTTTGTTTGTGAGCCCGATGAAAACAAACACGCTGTAATCAGATTGATTATAGTGAAAATTCTCAAGAGATAGTttggaaagtggatgtaggtgcttgaggtgcactgaactactataaattgGCTGTATTTGTATATGTGTGATCCCTTACTTCTTCTGCTATTGTTTTCAGCTCATTTGTTCACTGTATTTTCAGCTTATATTTCTGCACTATACAcattagtttaaatttgaaaaagttttaacaaCCTAATTCATCCCTCCTCTTGGATTGTCTAGCTaggcaacaattggtatcagagttttGAGTTTCTGCTAattgttgatctcacaatcaagaGAAAAAGATCATGACAACTTAATTGGGAGGATTACTTATCGAAGGACAGTCCACCAATAGACtacctcttttcaatgggtcgaattatatctattggaaagctcgCATGTGTATATTCATACAAGCTCTTGATTATAATAGATGGAGTGTCACAATCAATGGACTACACATACCTACAACCATTGTGGATGGCATTGCAAAATCCAAGCCCGAGAAGGATTGGAATGAAACGGACAAGAAACTTGCCCAATTGAATGCTAAGGCAATGAATGTACtctattgtgctcttgatgctaacagtTTAACTGAATTTTCACATATGATTcagcaaaaaaaaattgggacagacCTAAGATAACGCATGAAGGgataaatcaagtaaaagaatcaaaaatcaatataCTTGTGCATcagtatgaattgtttaaaatggatctTACTAAATCAGTTATTAGCATATTTACACACTTTACTAATATCGTTAATGGACTTAAAAGCCTAAATAAAGTTTATGATAACAGTGAATtggtgaggaagattcttagatctttgctTAGGATGTGGGAAGCAAAAGTCACAgccattcaaaaaataaaaaatctaaacaaATTGCCACTAGAGAAGCTGATCGGATCCTTAATGACACACGAGTTGGCAATGGGGCAGCACAATGAAGATGAAGTCGAAAAAAGAAGACCATTACCCTAAAATCCACTGcaattgaagaagatgaaagacaGTCCTCCAAAGATGATAATGATGACAGTGAGGACATGGCCCttgtaataaaaaattcaaaaaatttatggaaagaagaagaaaaagattcaaGAGAAGGAACCTGACCAAAGGAGAGCCGAGcagggagaaagagaaggaacCACCCttatgctatgaatgcaagaaatcgagatATTTCAAGACTGACTGTCCAATCTTGAAGAAATCACTTAAAAG from Elaeis guineensis isolate ETL-2024a chromosome 9, EG11, whole genome shotgun sequence includes these protein-coding regions:
- the LOC105051153 gene encoding LOW QUALITY PROTEIN: putative pentatricopeptide repeat-containing protein At3g15130 (The sequence of the model RefSeq protein was modified relative to this genomic sequence to represent the inferred CDS: inserted 1 base in 1 codon), which translates into the protein MASLPSLAINATLHKLDPDPRKLSPTSLPIEKSLAYQRSPPIPESSSEILAYERSPLRTENSFDVLPQPLDVQEALDILREGNRVESVLYVPLLQQCIDNRSLPDAEILHAHIIKTGTHEDLFVSTSLVNVYMKCGAAGHARKLFDKLPHRNIVTWTALITGYVHNSQPDCAVEVFIQLLESGVYPTNYTLGAVLSACCALYSIEIGEQVHGYMIKYGIESNTSIGNSLCSLYSKCGSLEFAVKAFQRIPDKNVISWTTVISACGDQGDTELGLRLFIEMLSENVEPNEYTLTSALSLCCTVQDLSLGKQVHSFCIKFGCEFNVPVKNAIMYLYLKCGEINEARRLFDEMETVSLITWNAMIAGHAQMMNSAKDDVTAYRSGTEALRMFLKLNRSGMKPDLFSFSSILSICSGLVALEQGEQIHAQTIKTGFLSDVVVSSALVNMYNKCGCIEKATKAFVEMSRRTMISWTSMITGYSQHGRSREAIQLFEDMRLSGVRPNQVTFVGVLSACSHSGMVDKAEYYFNMMKNEYRIEPVMDHYACMVDMFVRLGRLEDAFAFVKKMHFEPNEIIWSILIAGCRSHGNMELGFYAAERLLELKPRGIETYVLLLNMYISAERWQDVSRVRKLMKDEKIGNMRDRSWXSIKDKIYFFRADDRTHTQSAEMYKLLESLLEKAKGLGYVPYKCVEISDDEDEEKKFGSTTHHSERLAIIFGLINMAEDASIRVVKNITMCRDCHSAVKFFSILTKREIIVQDSKRLHKFIDGQCSCGDFGALL